In the Phaseolus vulgaris cultivar G19833 chromosome 7, P. vulgaris v2.0, whole genome shotgun sequence genome, one interval contains:
- the LOC137829879 gene encoding kinesin-like protein KIN-14U, which yields MPVPNGEEQVLSASENASEVAKSPSLDLNPDSDSVDGSPPVSTFYTDVGVVPEHQKNELEHLISNLEREIEELRVKQKKLDKKRREALSKILDIKGSIRVFCRIRPNLVTEKRRISEPVSAGPEKIRVKLGGTRKDFEFDKVFTQETSQESVFVEVEPILRSAMDGHNVCVFAYGQTGTGKTFTMDGTNEQPGIIPRALEELFHQASLDSSSAFTFSMSMLEVYMGNLRDLLAPRPSGRPHEQPVTKCNLNIQTDPKGLIEIEGLSEVQISDYAKAKWWYNKGRRFRSTSWTNVNEASSRSHCLTRIGIFRRGDALEAKSEVSKLWMVDLGGSERLLKTGAKGLTLDEGRAINLSLSALADVVAALKRKRCHVPYRNSKLTQLLKDSLGYGSKVLMLVHISPSEEDVCETICSLNFAKRARAIESNKEVPVEVKKQREKKITELEEDIKEAEKQSQNLREQREKIELKLKDSKKLLSSTDSLVESDDMRASISPPKDDVKEVIETPKASKKSTKRNFSNSMPRFMTSTVASRQRKSAAERDIGTVKFKSYRSTQSRSSIHFSYSQSLSYSDIRIKALLRSSNGKSGHAEADSVPIPDPVLTERPKGNDLESKVTTPRSRMVTSSDQNLRVSLGRHRRRMSDLI from the exons ATGCCTGTTCCTAACGGAGAAGAGCAGGTTCTGTCTGCTTCAGAAAATGCAAGTGAGGTTGCAAAGTCACCCTCGTTGGATTTGAACCCAGATTCAGATTCAGTTGATGGGTCCCCACCTGTTTCCACCTTTTACACTGATGTGGGTGTCGTGCCAGAACACCAAAAGAACGAGCTTGAGCACTTGATATCCAATTTAGAAA GAGAAATTGAGGAGTTGAGGGTCAAGCAGAAGAAATTGGATAAAAAGCGGAGAGAAGCACTGAGCAAGATATTGGACATCAAAG GGAGCATTCGCGTGTTTTGTAGAATTCGACCAAATCTGGTAACGGAGAAGAGAAGAATTTCTGAACCGGTATCAGCTGGACCAGAGAAAATTCGGGTTAAGTTGGGGGGAACAAGGAAAGATTTTGAGTTTGATAAAGTTTTTACTCAAGAAACAAGCCAAG AAAGTGTTTTTGTTGAGGTTGAGCCAATTCTGAGATCTGCAATGGACGGGCACAATGTATGTGTGTTTGCTTACGGTCAAACAGGCACAGGCAAGACATTCACCATG GATGGTACAAACGAGCAGCCTGGAATTATTCCGCGTGCTCTTGAAGAGCTCTTTCATCAAGCCTCTTTGGATAGCTCATCTGCTTTCACCTTTTCAATGAGCATGTTGGAAGTTTATATGGGCAATCTCAGGGATTTGCTAGCTCCAAGACCGTCTGGTAGACCACATGAACAACCTGTGACGAAGTG CAATCTCAACATCCAGACCGATCCAAAGGGGTTGATTGAGATTGAGGGTCTCTCTGAAGTGCAAATAAGTGATTATGCTAAAGCCAAATGGTGGTACAACAAGGGCAGAAGGTTCAGATCCACCTCGTGGACTAATGTGAATGAAGCATCAAGCAGGTCACACTG CTTAACGAGGATAGGCATATTTCGACGTGGGGATGCTTTGGAAGCTAAAAGTGAAGTAAGTAAACTGTGGATGGTTGATCTTGGAGGCAGCGAACGGTTGCTTAAAACTGGAGCCAAAGGACTGACACTGGATGAGGGCAGAGCCATTAATCTTTCTCTTTCAGCTTTAGCTGATGTTGTTGCAGCTTTGAAGAGGAAGAGGTGTCATGTGCCTTATAG GAATAGCAAGCTGACTCAATTACTGAAAGATTCTCTTG GGTATGGCTCAAAGGTCTTGATGCTGGTGCATATAAGCCCTTCTGAAGAAGATGTGTGTGAGACGATTTGCTCCTTGAACTTTGCAAAGAGAGCGAGAGCAATAGAGTCCAATAAAGAAGTGCCCGTg gaagtgaagaagcaaaggGAGAAGAAGATTACGGAGCTAGAGGAAGACATCAAGGAAGCTGAAAAACAAAGCCAGAATTTAAGGGAACAAAGAGAGAAGATTGAGTTGAAGTTAAAGGATAGTAAAAAGCTCTTATCAAGCACAGATAGTCTTGTGGAAAGTGATGACATGAGAGCCTCAATTAGTCCTCCCAAAGATGATGTGAAAGAGGTGATTGAAACCCCTAAAGCGTCTAAGAAGTCCACTAAAAGAAATTTCTCCAACTCAATGCCTCGATTCATGACTTCGACAGTTGCAAGTCGCCAAAGGAAAAGTGCTGCAGAGCGAGACATTGGCACTGTGAAATTCAAAAGCTATAGATCAACACAGTCTAGAAGTTCCATCCATTTTTCGTATTCCCAATCGTTGAGTTATTCAGATATCCGCATCAAAGCATTACTGCGAAGTTCAAACGGAAAATCTGGGCATGCCGAAGCAGACAGTGTTCCAATTCCAGACCCTGTTCTCACAGAAAGGCCTAAAGGCAATGATTTGGAATCAAAAGTCACAACCCCTCGAAGCAGGATGGTTACATCTTCAGACCAAAACTTGAGAGTTTCACTGGGTCGTCACAGAAGAAGGATGTCTGATCTGATCTAA